A single genomic interval of Tsukamurella paurometabola harbors:
- a CDS encoding MerR family transcriptional regulator produces the protein MNSDTSVMVKSGLRMRDLCARTGATPRMIRHYEKTGILAPGRESNGYRVFTEEDVRTVADARCLIEAGLSATETAELVGIVCGEGDARPEELDAALVRIGERRAVLDERIAQLVAAKAKLDELRDYVHGVRGVTR, from the coding sequence ATGAACTCTGACACCAGTGTCATGGTCAAGTCGGGGCTGCGGATGCGCGACCTGTGCGCCCGCACCGGCGCCACGCCGCGCATGATCCGGCACTACGAGAAGACGGGCATCCTCGCGCCGGGGCGCGAGTCGAACGGCTACCGGGTGTTCACCGAAGAGGACGTGCGCACCGTCGCCGATGCGCGGTGCCTCATCGAGGCCGGGCTGTCGGCCACCGAGACGGCGGAGCTCGTCGGCATCGTGTGCGGCGAGGGCGACGCCCGGCCCGAGGAACTCGACGCCGCACTGGTCCGCATCGGGGAGCGCCGCGCTGTGCTCGACGAGCGGATCGCGCAACTCGTCGCGGCGAAGGCGAAACTCGACGAGCTCCGCGACTACGTTCACGGTGTTCGCGGCGTCACCAGATGA